ATTTGTCCTTCAAAGTTGGGGGCGGGGGGTAACTAAAATTGTTATgagtacatataataatacatacatgcatgaACACATACATTAATAGATGCATGCATGTGTAGCCGTGCCCTCATATtcacatatttacatatacatataaacatacaaacGTGTgagcaattttttttctcccatAACGCTTGAATACCAAAGATGAGCTTggtaataagaataattctttttatggtaacattttgttattatgcagaaataaaaaaaaataccgtCGGTAAAATatcttattataatattatatttgtgagagcaaaaaaaaattttaaaaaaagtatgcaTCAATTTCCACTGAACTCAAAAAGAAATAGTAATTTTGAAGGAACAAAAAGAAACcataatattgtaaaatatgagagcagaaaaagaagacatttttttttaaattcacgAGTAGGTGAAAAAAAAGGCCAATCGGAAATAAagaggaaaataataaaggatGAAGATAAgtacaatattataaaagatataaaaaaatattgtgaATGTACCAAGAAATATAAGAGACTACCAACAAGAGAAGTAACAATTGGTAATGTAAAAATTggtaattataacaatatagCTATTCAGACTATGACAAATTGTGACACTAGAAATATAGAAGAATGTGttaatcaaataaaaaagtgtAAAGATTTAGGTGCAGATATGGTAAGACTAACGGTTCAGGGGGTACAAGAAGCGGAAGCAAGTTAtcatattaaagaaaaattattatctgAAAATATTACCATTCCTTTAGTAGCtgatattcattttaatcCAAAAATTGCTTTAATGGCAGCAGAAGTATATGAAAAGATTAGGGTCAACCCAGGTAATTTTGTGgatggaagaaaaaaatggataaataaagtatataaaaaaaaagaatttgaaGAAGgcaaattatttattaaagaaaaatttgtaccattaattgaaaaatgtaaaagatTAAATAGAGCTATAAGAATAGGAACCAATCATGGTTCTTTATCCTCTCGAATACTTTCCTATTATGGTGATACTCCTCTAGGTATGATTGAATCAGCCTTTGAATTTTCAGATTTATGTATAgagaataaattttataatatcgtTTTTTCAATGAAGGCATCTAATGCATATGTAATGATACAGTCTTATAGGTTATTAGTTGCTAAGCAGTATGAGAGAGATAAAAATGGTTTGATATTCCCAATGCACTTAGGGGTTACAGAAGCAGGTTTTGGTGCTAATGGAAGAATAAAATCTTATCTAGGTATAGGGTCCTTATTGTATGATGGAATAGGTGATACGATAAGAATTTCTTTAACTGAAGATCCATGGGACGAGCTAGCTccttgtaaaaaattaattgaaaatttgaaaaaaagaatattttatacagataaaaaggaagaagcTAGTTACTCAGTTATGAAGAAGCAAAATAAGGAGGGACCAAACTACAGTAGAGATACCCCAAACAATGATAATGATGTAACTGTGATGAAGAATAGTCTTAGTAGAGAAATTCAGTCATGTAGTcctgaaaaaaaagaagaggcaataatatataaggcAAAGGAGAACAGTACTGTCCATAGTGATACTGATGTATACCAAACGATTGAACACTGGAATAGTAACTGCCTAAACTTCGAGGAAAATTTTCGAGACTTTAACAATATAGTAAAGAATAGAGTTgacaaaaaagtaaaaagtgATGTGCTACATGAAGAATGTACAGTGGGCAATGTAGTTACAGTAAAAGAATTAGAAGACTCtcttcaaatttttaaagacttaaatatagaattagatcaaaatggaaatttaaaaaaaggagcCAAAACTACggatataattattattgacAAATTTGAAACATTAACAGATTCAGCAAAAAAAactgttaaaaaattaatcgAAATAGGATTACATGTATTAGTACAGCATCAACCACAAAATATAgatattgttaaaaaattaaaaataaatgatagtagtagtagttataataataatataatattttacactCACTTGGAAAATATGGACAATATTTTAGAATATTACAAAGATGAGatgcaaaaaaataactcAAAAGGTTATGCACTAATTTTAAACGGAAAAGAAAACATTAAAATggtagaaaaaataaaaaatttggatCCTGCTCCATTATTTCTTCTATTAAGATCAGATACTGTATTTGAGCATGTATTAGTTACTAGAAGggtaaatgaaattatacaTTCCTTAGGTATTAATGTACCCTATATACATTATGTAGACATCCATTCAACATATTATGAAGATATCCTAGTTAATGCATCGTTATATGTGGGAACATGTTTAATTGATTTAATGGGTGATGGACTGATTATTAATGTAACAAATTACTCTTCTGCTGCCACTAACACTGCCACTGTTGCTAATGCACAAAAGGATGAGAAACAACAAATATCAAGTCGTGTTTCTTTAAACTCATTTTTAACTCTAAATATTCTACAGGATACTCGTATTCGTTTATTTAAGACGGATTATATAGCTTGCCCTTCTTGTGGCAGAACCTTATTTAACATCCAAGAAAcaactaaaaaaattatgaaattaaCAGGTCATTTAAAAGGGGTTAAAATTGCTATTATGGGATGTATTGTCAATGGGATCGGAGAAATGGCAGATGCACATTTTGGCTATGTTGGAAGTGCACCTAAAAAAGTTGACTTGTATTATGGAAAGGAAATAGTAGAAAGAAATGTACCAGAAGAAGAAGCCTACGACAAACTGATAGAGTTAATTAAGAAGCACAACAAGTGGCAGGACCCGTAAGGAAATAGGCAGCACATAGGTGTTGGTATGTATTGGCATATATTGACGTGTATTGATATCTGTTGACATATACCGATATATATTGACATTGTATTGACATGTGTAAACATGTGTTATCATGTATtcacatgtgcatatatgtatatgcatgcaCATCTTCGAACTGAACTTTTAGGCAGAATATTATgtttagctttttttttttttattgatattACATAGCACATTAATAAGTCCAAGaccttatttatataacgGAACAGTCatattactttaaaaaatattatacttataaatacgtttttatgtatgtacatatgcgtATGCTATTTATTTGTTAGGTATTCCTCCACTCAGCATGCAGAGTAAAAACGTTATTCGTAATTAAACTTTTGCAggatataaaagataaaaaagttataaatttgtttttatgtacatCAATGGTActcgtatatacatacatgcatacatacacatacgtataacggttaaaagataaaaaaaaaaggcacaaaaaacaaaattttaaataaaatgaataaatgaattaaaaaattatttgcttattttattatcatatttttcccTTTCATGGGTGAAATAACCATGATGTCATGATGCCAAACGAAAAAAGCGCAACGTATGTAAATAAAGCAGCCTTAGGAACATTCTTATTCGCTCGAACCTTAAAATTgtgaagggaaaaaaaaacaaacaaacaaaaattgCATACATTTGTAC
The window above is part of the Plasmodium malariae genome assembly, chromosome: 10 genome. Proteins encoded here:
- the GcpE gene encoding 4-hydroxy-3-methylbut-2-en-1-yl diphosphate synthase, putative, which encodes MSLVIRIILFMVTFCYYAEIKKNTVGKISYYNIIFVRAKKNFKKSMHQFPLNSKRNSNFEGTKRNHNIVKYESRKRRHFFLNSRVGEKKGQSEIKRKIIKDEDKYNIIKDIKKYCECTKKYKRLPTREVTIGNVKIGNYNNIAIQTMTNCDTRNIEECVNQIKKCKDLGADMVRLTVQGVQEAEASYHIKEKLLSENITIPLVADIHFNPKIALMAAEVYEKIRVNPGNFVDGRKKWINKVYKKKEFEEGKLFIKEKFVPLIEKCKRLNRAIRIGTNHGSLSSRILSYYGDTPLGMIESAFEFSDLCIENKFYNIVFSMKASNAYVMIQSYRLLVAKQYERDKNGLIFPMHLGVTEAGFGANGRIKSYLGIGSLLYDGIGDTIRISLTEDPWDELAPCKKLIENLKKRIFYTDKKEEASYSVMKKQNKEGPNYSRDTPNNDNDVTVMKNSLSREIQSCSPEKKEEAIIYKAKENSTVHSDTDVYQTIEHWNSNCLNFEENFRDFNNIVKNRVDKKVKSDVLHEECTVGNVVTVKELEDSLQIFKDLNIELDQNGNLKKGAKTTDIIIIDKFETLTDSAKKTVKKLIEIGLHVLVQHQPQNIDIVKKLKINDSSSSYNNNIIFYTHLENMDNILEYYKDEMQKNNSKGYALILNGKENIKMVEKIKNLDPAPLFLLLRSDTVFEHVLVTRRVNEIIHSLGINVPYIHYVDIHSTYYEDILVNASLYVGTCLIDLMGDGLIINVTNYSSAATNTATVANAQKDEKQQISSRVSLNSFLTLNILQDTRIRLFKTDYIACPSCGRTLFNIQETTKKIMKLTGHLKGVKIAIMGCIVNGIGEMADAHFGYVGSAPKKVDLYYGKEIVERNVPEEEAYDKLIELIKKHNKWQDP